The Sediminispirochaeta smaragdinae DSM 11293 genome has a segment encoding these proteins:
- a CDS encoding ABC transporter permease, translated as MTTTTTGRNLNNRFYQLTREPALMIGVIVIFALLALFILYPLVSAAKLSLAPEGKLTGDVYRQIFTHSQYLRAIRNSVTLGVIVATLATAIGFLFAFALTRARIGGRKFFQGMALLPIISPPFMFALSVILLFGRNGLITAKLLGIDMANIYGLKGLIIVQTISMFPIAYMTLSGILQGIDPDLETCAMNLGAKRGKAFLTVTLPLALPGIFASWLLVFVSSLTDFGNPIIIGGNFDVLSVQAYMEFTGMGNLPRGTALAILLLIPTVSVFFIQKYIMRKKSYITVTGKSSRRSTAQTGKGVTILLTFVCGIISAFVLLLYATIISGSFVKLWGINWHLTLDHFAYSWDVGRTTMKNTLFLAIISTPITAIFGMVIAYIVVRKNFPGKHLMEFLSMLSYAIPGTAVGIGYILAFNKAPFELSGTAFILITCYVFRNVPIGVEGGIAALKQISNEIEESSINLGATSALTFRKITLPLIRPAFFSGATFAFVRSMTAISAIIFLVSARWNHMTVLVLAQTEIMRLGVASVMSFALIVVIMVFIFIIMKLTGLGREQIFGTTK; from the coding sequence ATGACAACCACGACCACCGGCCGGAACCTAAATAATCGTTTTTACCAATTAACAAGAGAACCGGCCCTCATGATCGGCGTAATAGTCATCTTTGCGCTGCTGGCATTGTTTATCCTCTATCCTCTCGTCTCTGCAGCAAAATTGAGCCTTGCCCCGGAGGGAAAACTTACCGGCGACGTATACCGTCAGATTTTTACCCATTCGCAATATTTACGGGCGATACGAAACAGCGTCACCCTCGGGGTGATCGTAGCCACGCTGGCAACCGCCATCGGCTTTTTGTTTGCCTTCGCCCTTACAAGAGCCCGAATCGGCGGAAGGAAATTTTTCCAGGGGATGGCCCTTCTTCCGATCATCTCACCACCCTTCATGTTTGCCCTTTCCGTTATTCTCCTTTTTGGGCGAAACGGACTTATTACGGCGAAACTGCTGGGAATCGACATGGCAAATATCTATGGTCTAAAAGGCCTGATCATCGTCCAGACCATCAGTATGTTTCCCATCGCCTACATGACACTTTCAGGCATCCTCCAGGGTATCGACCCGGACCTCGAAACCTGTGCCATGAACCTTGGAGCAAAACGGGGAAAGGCATTCTTGACCGTTACCCTTCCCCTTGCTCTTCCGGGGATTTTTGCCTCCTGGCTGCTCGTGTTTGTCAGCAGCCTCACCGACTTCGGAAATCCTATCATTATCGGCGGAAACTTCGATGTCCTCTCTGTCCAGGCCTATATGGAATTCACCGGTATGGGGAACCTTCCCCGGGGAACGGCCCTCGCAATTCTGTTGTTGATCCCCACGGTTAGTGTGTTCTTTATTCAGAAGTATATTATGAGAAAGAAAAGCTACATCACGGTAACCGGTAAGTCGAGCAGGCGAAGCACCGCACAAACGGGAAAAGGAGTTACAATTCTTTTAACCTTTGTCTGCGGCATCATTTCCGCTTTTGTCCTGCTTTTGTACGCCACCATCATAAGTGGTAGCTTCGTAAAATTGTGGGGAATTAACTGGCATCTTACCCTCGACCACTTTGCCTACAGCTGGGATGTTGGGCGCACCACCATGAAAAATACCCTCTTTCTTGCGATTATCAGCACACCCATCACCGCTATCTTCGGCATGGTCATTGCCTACATCGTCGTGCGAAAGAACTTCCCGGGTAAACATCTTATGGAGTTCCTCTCCATGCTCAGCTACGCCATCCCGGGAACCGCCGTCGGTATCGGCTATATTTTAGCCTTCAATAAAGCCCCCTTCGAACTTTCGGGAACCGCCTTTATCCTGATCACCTGCTATGTTTTTAGGAATGTTCCGATCGGAGTGGAAGGAGGCATAGCGGCACTGAAGCAGATTTCCAATGAAATCGAGGAATCCTCCATCAACCTGGGGGCAACCAGTGCCCTTACCTTTAGAAAGATTACCCTGCCGCTGATCCGTCCGGCCTTTTTCTCCGGAGCGACCTTTGCCTTTGTCAGAAGCATGACGGCCATAAGCGCTATTATTTTTCTTGTATCTGCACGCTGGAACCATATGACGGTTCTTGTTCTTGCCCAGACGGAGATTATGCGGCTGGGAGTCGCCTCGGTCATGTCCTTCGCCCTGATTGTAGTCATCATGGTGTTCATCTTCATCATCATGAAACTCACGGGTCTGGGACGCGAACAAATTTTCGGAACGACGAAATAA
- a CDS encoding ABC transporter ATP-binding protein, whose amino-acid sequence MKQNDYLMLKNLVKDFHDGRGNTVRAVDDISLSIAKGDFVTLLGPSGCGKTTTLRMVAGFEVQSTGDIILDGRKINTIPAFDRNMPMVFQSYALFPHLTIFENIAYGLKIRKMPKEVIKNDVALAAQMVNLVGLEDRYPGELSGGQQQRVALARALVLKPEIILFDEPLSNLDAKLRIQTRTEIKRVQQLLGITALYVTHDQSEALSISDTIVIMNNGKIVQSGSPEEIYNHPAGPFVSDFIGNANFFDGVVTEIDNRFISVSLLGSEVQVPLPTAGQSFSKGDEVVLAIKPEAVEVRPGKGAFNGKIEVSSFLGATTEYKIEYADGFMTAITPNTQGEIHNYRYGQEIAFSFKKEFFRIYKR is encoded by the coding sequence ATGAAACAGAACGATTACCTGATGCTAAAAAACTTGGTGAAGGACTTTCACGACGGACGAGGCAATACCGTACGTGCTGTAGATGATATTTCGCTCTCCATCGCCAAGGGGGATTTTGTCACACTCCTTGGGCCCTCGGGATGCGGGAAGACCACAACCCTTCGAATGGTTGCAGGTTTCGAGGTGCAGAGTACCGGCGATATCATCCTGGACGGAAGGAAAATAAATACAATCCCCGCTTTCGACCGCAACATGCCGATGGTATTCCAGAGCTACGCCCTCTTTCCACACCTCACCATTTTCGAAAATATCGCTTACGGATTAAAAATACGCAAAATGCCGAAAGAGGTGATCAAAAATGATGTTGCTCTGGCAGCACAGATGGTTAATCTTGTGGGATTGGAAGACCGTTACCCTGGAGAATTGTCGGGAGGGCAGCAGCAACGGGTGGCTCTTGCCCGGGCGCTGGTCTTAAAGCCGGAAATCATTCTTTTCGACGAGCCTCTTTCGAATCTGGATGCAAAGCTACGAATCCAGACACGAACGGAAATCAAACGGGTCCAACAACTCTTGGGTATCACCGCACTTTACGTTACCCATGATCAAAGTGAAGCCTTGAGTATCAGTGATACTATTGTTATTATGAACAATGGTAAAATTGTTCAGAGCGGCAGCCCCGAGGAGATTTACAATCACCCCGCAGGTCCCTTTGTGTCCGATTTTATCGGTAACGCAAATTTCTTCGACGGTGTGGTAACGGAGATCGACAATCGTTTTATTTCGGTCTCGCTACTCGGATCCGAGGTGCAAGTTCCTCTCCCCACCGCCGGACAATCATTTTCAAAGGGAGACGAAGTGGTCCTGGCGATAAAACCGGAAGCGGTTGAAGTTAGACCAGGAAAAGGAGCGTTTAACGGTAAGATTGAGGTTAGTAGCTTTCTTGGGGCAACTACCGAATACAAAATAGAATACGCCGACGGTTTTATGACGGCGATTACGCCGAATACCCAAGGTGAGATCCATAATTATCGTTATGGCCAGGAGATTGCTTTCTCCTTTAAAAAGGAGTTCTTCAGAATTTACAAGAGATAA